A part of Maridesulfovibrio hydrothermalis AM13 = DSM 14728 genomic DNA contains:
- a CDS encoding SO_0444 family Cu/Zn efflux transporter has product MEILLNIGHESWEVMLQSAPFMLFGFIVAGLLKAFVGPEFISKNLGSGKTIDVIKASILGIPIPLCSCGVIPAAAQLRQQGASKGATTSFLISTPETGVDSIAVTYALLDPVMTFFRPFAAFVTAVIAGILVDRNEKKNGDTQQLIPDAALFSHAHSHDHDHDHDHSCGCAESAGSCAHSDSADGKADDSGCGCGGGGEKIPGTFSEKISNGMKYSFGNLLQDIGIWFLGGVLLAGIFGALIPDGFIEKNLGDGFLPLLIMLAAAIPLYVCATASTPIAAALALKGLSPGAALVFLLAGPATNAASFTVVAKLLGKRSAFIYLGTIIGCSLVLGMFVNWVYYSLGLSITDWVQSGAEDVHGVFYTICAFILLALIVVPKVSALVRGDRVTVDSH; this is encoded by the coding sequence ATCGAAATTCTATTAAACATTGGACATGAGTCATGGGAAGTGATGCTTCAATCTGCGCCTTTTATGCTCTTCGGATTCATTGTCGCCGGGCTGTTGAAGGCGTTTGTCGGTCCTGAGTTTATATCTAAGAATCTTGGCTCGGGAAAGACCATAGACGTTATCAAGGCATCGATTCTGGGTATTCCGATTCCCTTATGCAGTTGCGGTGTCATCCCTGCTGCGGCCCAGCTTAGACAGCAGGGAGCAAGTAAAGGGGCGACTACTTCTTTTCTGATTTCCACTCCTGAAACAGGGGTGGATTCAATTGCAGTAACCTACGCGCTGCTTGATCCGGTGATGACCTTTTTCCGGCCTTTTGCAGCTTTTGTCACGGCCGTTATTGCCGGAATCCTTGTGGACAGAAATGAAAAAAAGAACGGCGATACGCAGCAGTTGATTCCTGATGCTGCTTTATTTTCACACGCTCATAGTCACGATCACGATCACGACCATGACCACAGTTGCGGTTGCGCTGAGTCGGCTGGTTCATGCGCGCATTCTGATTCTGCTGATGGTAAGGCGGATGATTCAGGCTGCGGTTGCGGCGGAGGCGGGGAGAAGATTCCCGGGACATTTTCAGAGAAGATTTCCAACGGAATGAAGTATTCATTCGGTAATCTTTTGCAGGATATCGGAATCTGGTTTCTTGGCGGAGTTCTGCTGGCTGGTATTTTCGGAGCCTTAATTCCAGACGGATTTATTGAAAAGAATTTAGGTGATGGATTCCTTCCCTTACTTATTATGCTGGCAGCAGCCATTCCGCTGTATGTTTGTGCCACCGCCTCTACTCCTATTGCTGCGGCCCTCGCTCTTAAGGGACTTTCCCCCGGTGCGGCTCTGGTTTTTCTGCTGGCTGGCCCTGCCACAAATGCGGCGTCGTTCACAGTGGTGGCAAAGCTGCTGGGTAAGCGTTCTGCTTTTATTTATCTGGGAACAATCATTGGTTGTTCATTGGTACTCGGGATGTTTGTTAACTGGGTTTATTATTCGCTGGGCTTAAGCATTACCGACTGGGTGCAAAGCGGGGCAGAGGATGTTCATGGCGTATTCTACACCATTTGTGCTTTTATTTTGCTTGCCTTAATTGTTGTTCCCAAGGTATCGGCATTAGTAAGAGGAGATAGAGTTACCGTAGATTCTCATTAA
- a CDS encoding ArsR/SmtB family transcription factor — translation MSSDKGCCETHDPNQRAVEAVRLRCCSRETMSDLAAIFKLMGEPVRITILHALSIRDLCVCDLAELLGMSHSAVSHQLRLLRTARMVRFEKQGRKAIYSLNDRHVETIMQTALAHMQGDGCPPEKDI, via the coding sequence ATGAGTAGTGATAAAGGGTGTTGCGAAACCCACGATCCAAATCAACGGGCAGTAGAAGCAGTAAGGCTCAGGTGTTGCTCCAGAGAGACCATGAGTGACCTTGCTGCGATTTTTAAGCTTATGGGTGAGCCTGTCAGAATTACCATTCTGCATGCACTGTCTATCAGAGATTTATGTGTTTGTGATTTGGCTGAGTTGCTGGGTATGAGTCATTCCGCTGTATCTCACCAGTTGAGGTTATTGCGCACGGCGCGAATGGTTCGCTTTGAAAAGCAGGGACGCAAAGCCATTTACAGTCTCAATGATCGACATGTAGAAACCATAATGCAGACCGCCCTTGCGCATATGCAGGGTGACGGCTGTCCTCCGGAGAAGGATATTTAA
- a CDS encoding Hpt domain-containing protein yields the protein MLGESTYIVKIDPDLIDLAPVLMESLNQELDKMMLHIDDANFEKIEELAHSSRGAALTFGFDAYARKLRQLKKTSLDKDVLETIIIFKELRLLLDNVEFI from the coding sequence TTGCTCGGCGAAAGCACATACATAGTAAAAATTGATCCTGATCTTATTGATCTGGCTCCTGTGCTTATGGAGTCTTTGAATCAGGAGCTAGACAAGATGATGCTGCACATAGATGATGCCAATTTTGAAAAGATAGAAGAACTTGCACACTCCTCACGCGGAGCCGCTCTCACTTTCGGTTTTGATGCTTATGCACGCAAACTTAGGCAGCTTAAAAAAACATCTTTGGACAAAGACGTTCTGGAAACAATCATAATCTTTAAGGAATTGAGATTATTGCTCGATAATGTGGAATTTATATAG
- a CDS encoding putative molybdenum carrier protein translates to MYRLLFYLIIDIASYMERPAIYGSGKYKSCEKCLWTGSLSTFEEIPALIESCQLLRCPNCGELQDVKSKVFKDGRKVLPDGFTIISGGQTGVDRGALDAAIASGLPHRGWCPKGRIAEDGPIPFIYNMQEMADGQYWKRTEKNVLDSDGTLVFPGSCESRGTALTIRLAQKHGKPIAVVSLDSADAGQTVAAWINAEGVKSMNVAGPRESGAPGISARTKKFLVDLFSSMKSF, encoded by the coding sequence ATGTACAGATTGTTATTTTACCTGATAATTGATATTGCTTCTTACATGGAAAGACCAGCTATATATGGAAGCGGCAAATACAAGTCGTGTGAAAAGTGTTTATGGACAGGTTCACTCAGCACTTTTGAAGAGATTCCAGCCTTAATAGAAAGTTGTCAGTTATTGCGTTGTCCTAATTGCGGAGAACTGCAGGATGTAAAAAGTAAAGTTTTTAAAGATGGCAGAAAAGTACTTCCGGACGGATTTACGATTATATCAGGCGGTCAGACCGGAGTGGATCGCGGGGCGCTTGATGCCGCTATTGCGTCAGGGTTACCGCATCGGGGCTGGTGTCCTAAAGGGCGTATTGCGGAGGACGGTCCTATCCCTTTTATATACAATATGCAGGAAATGGCAGACGGGCAGTATTGGAAAAGGACTGAGAAAAATGTACTTGATTCAGATGGCACACTGGTTTTCCCGGGTAGTTGTGAATCCCGCGGAACGGCTTTGACTATCCGCCTTGCTCAAAAGCATGGAAAACCCATTGCCGTGGTGTCACTTGACTCCGCTGATGCCGGTCAGACAGTAGCAGCATGGATTAATGCTGAAGGCGTGAAGTCCATGAATGTGGCCGGTCCCAGAGAAAGTGGCGCGCCTGGGATTTCCGCACGTACAAAGAAATTTTTAGTTGACCTGTTCTCATCTATGAAATCTTTTTAA
- a CDS encoding ATP-binding protein, translating into MIMKMRMSKIFQKTLLLNFVLFGVISCSMSLISALTLHNHMVDEYISKGKAIASSIASSSVEILLNRDSSTIQSMIDQFKASDGAAYVYVQDADGDIISHTFVPRVPEVLAYGNIHPETIFIRELDIPDIGDVIDITKPILAGMAGYVHVGMDKGIINKYVWIAIAKLQVVMFFIFWGSVFLLYTMVKRISEPLNQLTEYAKKLADHDFTADVEITSKDEIGLLAGTMKNMAGELTTLIAGLERAVGNATSELQDTLTYMEVIMDNLADGLLVVDINGKISLTNPALGELFNLTDEDVKGKDIESFFSDEMIRLFNLVKGCEHEVYSSEIKLPGRRTVKAVATPIHKWESDESEPICLGAIILVRDITYEKEVDNLKTDFISTVSHELRTPMTSILGFAKIIRKKLDKSIFPICNAPDKKTQKAITQVQDNIGIIVSEGQRLTELINDVLDIAKMESGKVDWRKVPVDMSEVLTTSMQTTTPLWQPKQLELIVDVEENLPTLYGDRDRILQVMVNLISNAVKFTNSGSITCTARAHEGEILVSVSDTGSGISPEDQKKIFERFKQAGDTLTGKPKGTGLGLPICKQIVDHHGGRIWVDSKIGLGSSFHFTLEIGSPEEYQAAPVQISKVASGEARPGSADSPLIMVADDDPALNEFLSQVLEEEGYRIITVTNGQEAVETAQKRMPQLITMDLKMPVMDGEQAIRALRKDPSTRHIPVIVISALAEGEKVGGDAAMIKPIDEKRLVETVHGLLQEDLMMTDPCMVLGQEKNLPSENLLVICPGKINYCAPSDLWGKVESGFKGTIFITAELSANLDLDRLSQTPDVQIVILPDN; encoded by the coding sequence ATGATCATGAAGATGAGGATGAGCAAGATTTTTCAGAAAACTCTGCTCCTGAACTTTGTTTTATTCGGGGTAATTTCATGTTCCATGTCACTTATTTCCGCCCTTACATTGCATAATCATATGGTTGATGAATATATCAGTAAAGGTAAAGCCATTGCCAGCAGTATAGCCAGTTCCAGTGTAGAAATTCTGCTTAACAGAGATTCTTCCACCATTCAGTCCATGATTGATCAGTTCAAAGCCAGCGACGGTGCTGCTTATGTATATGTGCAGGATGCCGACGGAGATATTATTTCGCATACCTTTGTCCCCCGCGTACCTGAAGTGTTGGCATATGGTAATATTCACCCTGAAACCATTTTTATAAGGGAGCTTGATATTCCTGATATCGGGGATGTCATTGATATTACCAAACCTATACTTGCTGGGATGGCTGGTTATGTCCATGTCGGCATGGATAAAGGTATAATTAATAAGTATGTCTGGATAGCCATCGCTAAATTGCAAGTGGTAATGTTCTTTATTTTCTGGGGGAGTGTTTTTCTGCTATACACAATGGTTAAACGTATTTCAGAGCCGCTAAACCAATTGACTGAGTATGCCAAGAAGCTTGCTGACCATGATTTTACGGCTGATGTTGAAATTACCTCCAAGGATGAGATAGGTCTTCTGGCAGGGACCATGAAAAATATGGCAGGTGAACTGACAACGCTTATCGCCGGACTGGAGCGGGCGGTGGGTAATGCGACCAGCGAGTTGCAGGATACGCTTACCTACATGGAAGTCATCATGGACAACCTTGCTGACGGGTTGCTGGTTGTAGATATTAACGGCAAAATTTCACTTACCAACCCTGCTCTTGGTGAGCTTTTTAATTTAACTGATGAAGATGTAAAAGGTAAAGATATCGAGTCCTTTTTCTCGGATGAGATGATCAGGCTTTTTAATCTGGTCAAAGGTTGTGAGCATGAGGTTTATTCTTCAGAAATAAAACTCCCGGGCAGGAGGACTGTCAAAGCTGTGGCCACTCCTATTCATAAATGGGAATCAGATGAGAGCGAGCCTATCTGCCTTGGGGCGATAATTCTTGTCCGGGATATCACCTATGAAAAAGAGGTGGATAATCTCAAGACCGATTTTATTTCTACGGTATCCCATGAACTTAGAACACCGATGACGTCAATATTGGGATTTGCCAAGATAATCAGGAAGAAGCTTGATAAGAGTATTTTTCCTATCTGCAACGCTCCGGACAAAAAGACACAAAAGGCCATAACACAGGTACAGGATAATATAGGGATTATTGTTTCAGAGGGACAACGTCTTACTGAGCTGATTAATGATGTTCTTGATATTGCCAAGATGGAATCCGGTAAGGTTGACTGGAGAAAAGTTCCTGTCGATATGAGCGAAGTTCTTACTACCTCAATGCAGACAACTACTCCCCTGTGGCAGCCTAAGCAGTTGGAATTGATTGTGGATGTTGAAGAAAATCTGCCAACTCTCTATGGAGATCGGGACAGGATTCTTCAGGTCATGGTCAACCTGATTTCCAACGCGGTTAAATTTACAAATTCCGGTTCAATAACCTGTACAGCGCGGGCGCATGAAGGTGAAATTCTGGTCAGTGTAAGCGATACAGGAAGTGGTATTTCGCCTGAAGATCAAAAGAAAATTTTTGAAAGATTTAAGCAGGCCGGCGATACTCTGACCGGAAAACCGAAAGGGACCGGACTGGGCCTGCCTATCTGTAAGCAGATTGTTGATCATCATGGCGGGCGCATCTGGGTGGATAGTAAAATAGGTTTGGGAAGTTCTTTTCATTTCACGCTTGAAATAGGATCACCGGAGGAATATCAAGCTGCTCCGGTCCAGATTTCAAAGGTCGCTTCTGGAGAGGCTCGTCCGGGAAGTGCGGACAGTCCTTTAATCATGGTCGCTGATGATGATCCGGCACTTAACGAGTTTCTTTCTCAGGTGCTTGAAGAAGAAGGTTACCGGATTATAACCGTAACCAATGGTCAGGAGGCGGTTGAAACAGCTCAAAAGAGGATGCCGCAACTGATCACTATGGACCTTAAAATGCCGGTAATGGATGGTGAACAGGCCATACGCGCTTTACGCAAAGATCCCTCAACGCGGCATATACCTGTAATTGTCATCAGTGCTTTGGCTGAGGGAGAGAAAGTCGGGGGCGATGCTGCGATGATTAAGCCCATTGATGAAAAGAGGCTGGTGGAAACTGTTCATGGTCTGTTGCAGGAAGACTTGATGATGACTGATCCCTGCATGGTTCTGGGGCAGGAGAAAAATCTTCCATCTGAAAATCTGCTCGTGATTTGTCCGGGTAAAATCAACTACTGCGCTCCTTCAGATTTGTGGGGTAAGGTTGAATCCGGCTTCAAAGGAACAATATTTATTACTGCGGAGCTAAGTGCCAACCTTGATTTAGACCGGTTGTCACAAACTCCTGATGTACAGATTGTTATTTTACCTGATAATTGA
- a CDS encoding ABC transporter substrate-binding protein, with translation MSAAFTGHSKGLGIELYRGSQAYFDKINADGGIGGRKVVIKYYDDGYNPLPAIRNTIKLVENEDVTCLFNYVGTPTVTRVLPVIKHFNSKKPIFLFFPFTGAQPQREFPYEEFVFNLRASYRQETWGLVHNLYMVGRNRIAVFYQADAYGRSGWDGIRKALREKNLNIAAEATYRRGAGFDDSMKRQVEILAEASPDAIISIGAYEACAAFIRDARDAGINIPICNLSFVGSENMVGLLNDLEKKSGKNYTDNLINSQTVPSYEDTSLPAVREYREAMSKNPPPPEGFGKGYDPLPFSCISFEGYLNAKVMVNILKRLDMPQYSGNIYAATLSIRNLDIGIGTDVSFGRGKHQGVDEVYYTTVSDGKFVPLTDWKRWSK, from the coding sequence ATGTCAGCTGCTTTTACCGGTCACAGCAAGGGGCTTGGGATCGAGCTGTACAGGGGATCGCAGGCATATTTTGATAAAATCAACGCTGATGGCGGTATCGGCGGGAGAAAGGTGGTAATTAAATATTACGACGACGGCTATAATCCTCTTCCGGCTATACGGAACACCATCAAACTGGTTGAAAATGAAGATGTAACCTGCCTTTTTAATTATGTAGGAACTCCTACGGTCACCAGAGTTCTGCCGGTCATCAAACATTTCAATTCTAAAAAACCCATCTTTTTGTTTTTCCCTTTCACCGGGGCGCAACCTCAAAGAGAGTTTCCTTACGAAGAATTCGTTTTCAATCTGCGGGCATCCTACCGTCAGGAAACGTGGGGGCTGGTCCATAACCTTTATATGGTCGGCCGTAACCGCATTGCAGTATTCTATCAGGCTGATGCTTACGGGAGAAGCGGCTGGGATGGTATAAGAAAAGCCCTCAGGGAGAAGAACTTAAATATTGCGGCTGAAGCTACTTATAGACGCGGGGCCGGATTTGATGACTCCATGAAGCGGCAGGTGGAAATTCTCGCGGAAGCAAGCCCTGATGCAATCATATCAATAGGGGCTTACGAAGCTTGCGCAGCTTTTATTCGCGATGCCCGGGATGCCGGAATAAATATTCCAATCTGTAATCTTTCATTTGTGGGCAGTGAAAATATGGTGGGGCTTTTGAACGACCTTGAGAAAAAGAGTGGGAAAAATTACACAGATAATCTTATTAATTCCCAGACTGTTCCCAGTTATGAAGATACTTCTCTACCTGCCGTAAGGGAATACCGTGAAGCTATGAGCAAAAACCCGCCGCCTCCTGAAGGATTCGGTAAAGGGTATGATCCGCTGCCTTTCAGCTGTATCAGTTTTGAAGGATATCTGAATGCAAAGGTCATGGTTAACATTTTGAAGCGGCTTGATATGCCTCAGTATTCCGGCAATATTTACGCGGCCACCTTGTCCATCAGAAATCTGGACATTGGAATCGGAACGGATGTCAGCTTCGGGAGAGGTAAACATCAGGGTGTGGACGAGGTCTACTACACGACTGTAAGTGATGGAAAATTTGTGCCTTTAACTGATTGGAAAAGGTGGAGCAAATGA
- a CDS encoding HD domain-containing phosphohydrolase → MLCAYIDSYPLFCDKPLDHAFSDSVHVPVKNPAGENLSIGVYIPDLSSLSESELSRINSVLELTSFSIANHIESEAARRQIGEETLSKYRELALLHRSIVELNNSLRLKDVIRALSNECRTSALPADMGVVFLPEEEGFSVFDSFGEFDLDTFEELVECSLFKDVIASLRGEIINDVAHDDRCSKLPDNISSLLIMPIPSPSVCEGVLILTSCSTNSFNAAHLKHVSTLASVAGISISNAYNFESIRVLMDALLKALAEAIDARDPFTAGHSERVAHLAVSFAQLVGHEDGCFAGISFSDEQLREIFYSGILHDIGKIGIKEEVLTKKTRLPKSMLDVIGMRLKLFGLHHEQEWEDDYKRLKQINISLSPPQEDLDFVDSISNMKFQVNGSIVHMIQPDERKCLLVRRGNLTSEERMEIERHPAESQRILEHIPFQDDLSQLLVIIGQHHERLDGSGYPAGLKADEILIQSRILAIVDIYDAITQERHYKPATPKSRALEILALEACEGKLDKDLVNLFIENICEIENGADSINLDRPVSPRFCKIARTNLN, encoded by the coding sequence ATGTTGTGTGCTTATATTGATAGCTATCCTCTATTTTGTGATAAACCTTTAGATCATGCCTTTTCTGACTCCGTCCATGTTCCTGTTAAAAACCCCGCTGGAGAGAATCTGAGTATCGGCGTGTATATTCCGGATCTCAGTTCACTTTCTGAAAGTGAACTTTCCCGTATTAACTCTGTCCTCGAACTGACCTCTTTTTCCATAGCAAATCATATTGAATCCGAAGCGGCCAGAAGGCAGATCGGCGAAGAGACACTGTCTAAATATCGTGAGCTTGCTTTGCTGCACCGATCTATTGTGGAGCTTAACAATTCTTTGCGGCTCAAGGATGTTATTCGCGCATTGAGCAATGAGTGCAGGACTTCTGCTCTGCCTGCGGATATGGGGGTGGTCTTTCTTCCGGAAGAGGAAGGCTTTTCTGTTTTTGACAGCTTCGGGGAATTTGATCTGGATACATTTGAAGAACTTGTGGAATGTTCACTTTTTAAAGATGTTATAGCCAGTCTGCGCGGCGAGATAATTAATGATGTTGCTCACGACGACAGATGCAGCAAGCTGCCGGATAATATCAGTTCTCTTCTGATTATGCCCATTCCTTCGCCGAGTGTTTGTGAAGGCGTGCTTATTCTTACTTCATGCAGCACCAACTCTTTTAATGCAGCACATCTGAAACATGTTTCCACGCTTGCCTCTGTTGCAGGTATCTCCATCAGCAATGCCTATAATTTTGAATCCATCAGAGTTCTTATGGACGCCTTGCTCAAAGCTTTGGCTGAAGCAATTGATGCGCGGGACCCGTTTACAGCAGGGCATTCAGAAAGAGTAGCGCATCTGGCCGTTTCCTTTGCGCAGCTTGTCGGGCATGAGGATGGCTGTTTTGCGGGAATCTCTTTTTCCGATGAACAGTTAAGAGAAATTTTTTATTCCGGAATTCTGCACGACATTGGAAAAATAGGTATCAAGGAAGAAGTGCTTACCAAAAAGACCCGTCTGCCCAAATCCATGCTTGATGTAATCGGAATGCGGCTTAAGCTTTTCGGCCTTCATCATGAACAGGAGTGGGAAGATGACTACAAACGTCTTAAACAGATTAATATTTCACTAAGCCCGCCGCAAGAGGATCTGGATTTTGTTGATTCCATCAGCAATATGAAGTTTCAAGTCAACGGTTCTATTGTGCATATGATTCAGCCTGATGAGCGTAAGTGCCTGCTGGTGCGCAGGGGGAATCTGACTTCTGAAGAACGTATGGAAATTGAACGTCATCCTGCAGAAAGCCAGAGAATTCTGGAGCATATTCCATTTCAGGATGATCTTTCCCAGCTTCTGGTCATCATTGGGCAGCATCATGAAAGACTGGACGGCTCTGGGTATCCTGCCGGGCTGAAAGCTGATGAGATTCTTATCCAGAGTCGTATTCTGGCTATTGTGGATATTTATGATGCTATTACTCAGGAGCGTCATTACAAGCCGGCCACTCCTAAATCAAGGGCACTTGAAATCCTTGCTCTTGAGGCTTGTGAAGGCAAGCTTGATAAGGATCTGGTGAATCTGTTTATTGAAAACATTTGTGAAATTGAAAACGGGGCGGACTCAATTAACCTTGACCGTCCGGTGTCGCCAAGGTTTTGCAAGATTGCTCGAACCAATTTGAACTAG
- a CDS encoding response regulator transcription factor: MPGKILVVDDEVHIRMLLEQTLEELEDDYGIELLTAENGEEGLDCIREERPQLVFLDIMMPYMNGYEVCQEVREDPELSSIKIILLTAKGQEVDRKHGLELGAERYMTKPFDPDEILEVAKNILQLED, translated from the coding sequence ATGCCCGGAAAAATTCTAGTTGTGGATGATGAAGTTCACATCAGGATGCTTCTTGAACAGACTCTGGAAGAGCTTGAAGACGACTATGGAATTGAGCTTCTGACTGCTGAAAACGGTGAGGAAGGGCTTGATTGTATTCGTGAGGAGAGACCTCAGTTGGTTTTTCTGGATATTATGATGCCATATATGAACGGCTATGAAGTTTGTCAGGAAGTTCGGGAAGATCCTGAACTGTCTTCAATTAAAATTATTCTTTTAACCGCGAAAGGGCAGGAAGTTGATCGTAAGCACGGCTTAGAGCTTGGTGCTGAACGGTACATGACTAAACCGTTTGATCCTGATGAGATTCTGGAAGTGGCAAAAAACATACTCCAATTAGAGGACTGA
- a CDS encoding ABC transporter substrate-binding protein, giving the protein MKKNLFIIPAVLLLGILSILACDRSVSVKVQEEKHPGVFPDKVILGSSLALEGHASYLGTQTIHGALAYIKHINRQGGIHGRKIEIVSYDDSYDPPKCLINTQKLIIEDKIFALFCYVGTPTTVKVLPLVEDARIPLLGMFTGADALRKPFNRYIINIRPSYYQETKEAVRHMVEDLGITRIAVFYQYDAFGFDGLTGTELALKEFDLEPVARGSYTRGSLDVREGVQRIEDSEAQAVFMIGTSGPCIKFMSQLSKKNLHPVYYTVSFMGAREFARNLGDEQDMVIMSQVVPPFNKDHDLSTSEAASYIELLKQYYPQDTPNLVGLEGFFNARILIEGLQRSGRKLTREKFIKAIESMNKFEIAPGITVSYGKSDHQGMDKVYFTRFKNGGFELIRDWTELRGRVN; this is encoded by the coding sequence ATGAAAAAAAATCTGTTCATAATTCCGGCAGTACTGCTTCTTGGAATACTATCAATACTCGCTTGCGACCGCTCTGTCTCCGTAAAGGTCCAAGAAGAGAAGCACCCCGGAGTTTTTCCTGACAAAGTAATTCTAGGCTCCTCCCTCGCCCTGGAAGGACATGCAAGCTACTTAGGAACTCAGACAATTCATGGAGCGCTTGCCTATATCAAGCACATCAACAGGCAGGGAGGAATTCACGGCCGCAAGATTGAAATAGTATCTTATGACGATTCCTACGACCCGCCTAAATGTTTGATAAACACCCAGAAACTTATTATTGAGGATAAAATTTTTGCTCTATTTTGTTATGTAGGAACCCCTACAACAGTAAAAGTTCTACCGCTTGTAGAAGATGCCCGCATCCCTCTTCTGGGTATGTTCACCGGAGCTGATGCACTTCGCAAACCTTTCAACCGCTATATAATCAACATCCGCCCTTCCTACTATCAAGAAACCAAAGAAGCCGTCCGCCATATGGTCGAAGACTTGGGGATAACCAGAATTGCTGTTTTTTATCAGTACGATGCATTTGGATTTGACGGGCTGACCGGTACGGAACTGGCTTTAAAAGAATTCGATCTGGAACCTGTTGCAAGAGGCTCATACACCAGAGGATCACTTGATGTCAGAGAAGGAGTGCAGCGTATCGAAGACTCGGAAGCGCAGGCAGTTTTTATGATCGGGACAAGCGGTCCCTGCATCAAATTTATGAGCCAGCTCAGCAAAAAAAATCTGCACCCGGTCTACTACACAGTCTCGTTTATGGGCGCGCGGGAATTTGCCAGAAACCTAGGCGATGAGCAGGACATGGTTATCATGTCCCAAGTTGTGCCTCCTTTCAACAAGGATCACGATTTATCAACTTCCGAAGCGGCCAGTTACATTGAACTTCTAAAGCAATATTACCCGCAAGACACACCAAACCTTGTCGGACTGGAAGGTTTTTTCAATGCCCGAATATTGATTGAGGGCCTACAACGCAGCGGACGGAAACTCACTAGAGAAAAATTCATTAAGGCCATCGAATCCATGAATAAATTTGAAATAGCTCCGGGTATCACCGTTTCTTATGGAAAGAGTGATCATCAAGGCATGGACAAAGTATATTTTACCCGCTTCAAAAATGGTGGTTTTGAATTGATTAGAGATTGGACTGAGCTTAGAGGGAGGGTTAACTGA